In Aegilops tauschii subsp. strangulata cultivar AL8/78 chromosome 3, Aet v6.0, whole genome shotgun sequence, one genomic interval encodes:
- the LOC109779792 gene encoding uncharacterized protein: MARLFAVCLVLLAFAMAVAADMAPMMAPMAAHMAPMMAPADMAPMMAPMAAPAADAGDCNSDLQDLVANCQNYVMFPAEPKIPPSPACCAVIQRADMPCLCAKVTPAVEKVVCMDKVVFVAKYCKRPLQPGSNCGSYPVPGVIV; encoded by the exons ATGGCAAGACTCTTTGCTGTGTGCTTGGTTCTGCTCGCCTTCGCCATGGCCGTGGCGGCAGATATGGCGCCGATGATGGCCCCGATGGCGGCACATATGGCGCCAATGATGGCCCCGGCAGATATGGCGCCGATGATGGCCCCGatggcggcgccggcggccgaCGCTGGCGACTGCAACAGCGACCTGCAGGACCTGGTTGCCAACTGCCAGAACTATGTCATGTTCCCGGCCGAGCCGAAGATACCGCCGTCGCCGGCCTGCTGCGCCGTGATCCAGAGGGCGGACATGCCGTGCCTGTGCGCCAAGGTCACCCCGGCGGTCGAGAAGGTCGTCTGCATGGACAAGGTCGTGTTCGTCGCCAAATACTGCAAGAGGCCCTTGCAGCCTGGCTCCAACTGCGGAA GCTACCCCGTTCCTGGTGTGATCGTGTAA